One Panicum virgatum strain AP13 chromosome 3N, P.virgatum_v5, whole genome shotgun sequence DNA segment encodes these proteins:
- the LOC120664628 gene encoding probable WRKY transcription factor 48 — protein MSGARHDHAGAGGHHQHHFSGDFQFHDELASLFAQQPDAPTPMMQQPWFTDYLHASAPTPLDYDAFAGDDFDVPAVDDDVKRELVVDTTGAAAGSGGGTTTAPLTPNSMSMSSTSSEACGAGAGAGEESAGKCKKEEGEESKDGSAAAKGDGEGEEKNKKGSAKGKGKGEKRPRQPRFAFMTKSEVDHLEDGYRWRKYGQKAVKNSPFPRSYYRCTTQKCPVKKRVERSFQDAAVVITTYEGKHTHPIPATLRGSSHLLAAHHHANLHHQHFRIPGVGAGGLTFRPGAFDALGLLQPPPQQQQEGHHHAMQQLVMSGAGAAAAGSGLQQANAMSSHALPDHQQHGLAAIVGTAGTTAATATTSATTTSAPLRMQHFMAQDYAGLLQDMFPSFIHNDDGDNHHH, from the exons ATGTCGGGCGCGAGGCATgaccacgccggcgccggcggccaccaccagcaccacttCTCCGGGGACTTCCAGTTCCACGACGAGCTGGCGTCGCTGTTCGCGCAGCAGCCCGACGCGCCGACGCCGATGATGCAGCAGCCGTGGTTCACGGACTACCTGCACGCGAGCGCGCCGACGCCGCTGGACTACGACGCGTTCGCGGGGGACGACTTCGACGTGCCGGCCGTGGACGATGACGTGAAGAGGGAGCTCGTGGTGGACACTACCGGCGCTGCGGCCGGCAGCGGGGgcgggacgacgacggcgccgctCACGCCGAACAGCATGTCGATGTCGTCGACGTCGAGCGAGgcctgcggcgccggcgccggagcgggCGAGGAGTCGGCCGGGAAGTGCaagaaggaggagggggaggagagcaAGGACGGATCAGCGGCGGCCAAGGGAGATGGGGAAGGCgaggagaagaacaagaaagg GTCGGcgaagggcaagggcaagggcgAGAAGCGGCCGCGGCAGCCGCGGTTCGCGTTCATGACCAAGAGCGAGGTCGACCACCTCGAGGACGGCTACCGGTGGCGCAAGTACGGCCAGAAAGCCGTCAAGAACAGCCCATTCCCGAG GAGCTACTACCGGTGCACGACGCAGAAGTGCCCGGTGAAGAAGCGGGTGGAGCGGTCGTTCCAGGACGCGGCGGTGGTGATCACCACGTACGAGGGCAAGCACACGCACCCCATCCCGGCCACGCTGCGCGGGAGCTcccacctcctcgccgcgcaCCACCACGCGAACCTCCACCACCAGCACTTCCGGATCCCGGgtgtcggcgccggcggcctcacCTTCAGGCCCGGCGCCTTCGACGCTCTCGGGctcctgcagccgccgccgcagcagcagcaggagggccACCACCACGCCATGCAGCAGCTGGTGAtgagcggcgcgggcgccgccgccgccggctccgggTTGCAGCAGGCGAACGCCATGTCAAGCCATGCGCTGCCTGACCACCAGCAGCATGGCCTTGCTGCCATTGTCGGTACGGCTGGTACTACCGCTGCCACGGCCACCACCTCCGCTACAACAACTAGCGCTCCGCTCCGGATGCAGCACTTCATGGCGCAGGACTACGCTGGACTCTTGCAGGACATGTTTCCATCCTTCATCCACAACGACGATGGCGACAATCACCACCACTGA